One window of Paenibacillus sp. FSL K6-3182 genomic DNA carries:
- a CDS encoding FxLYD domain-containing protein: MLLSERASVEIDATSQQPGKPKKTRRRRAKSSILAWLMPIILALVTAGSVFSYYIYQSEINDRVIKLHVEAKAEALAGKYDKAQKLLQEASDARPGFSALQKDAEIVALVAELAQSITAAGEQLEERKLEEAEQTLERINGELKGHKEPIYIKIKHQLDDYNVKLGVMRLTEELAGLNTVDELESRLNIANQLDGEEALAVKEQIVAKIVDISYKDAEALLKKKNYSDALALTDRALLFAKDNERIMTLAKKITDAQADYEKREQRRLEQAMQQAAAEDLKNQTAAVEVVKIESTLDEFGDLNIVGELKNAATRPIYSISVQFIVYDADGKEVGKGKAEATPDYVDPGQKITFNSTVYGVYVENTTVVVDHATWYLD; this comes from the coding sequence ATGCTTTTATCGGAGCGGGCTTCTGTAGAGATAGACGCAACAAGCCAGCAGCCGGGCAAGCCTAAAAAAACGCGGAGACGTAGAGCTAAGAGCTCTATTTTGGCATGGCTGATGCCTATCATTTTAGCGCTTGTTACCGCTGGTTCCGTATTTAGTTACTATATATATCAATCCGAAATAAATGATAGAGTCATCAAGCTTCATGTTGAGGCGAAGGCGGAGGCGCTAGCAGGGAAATATGACAAAGCGCAGAAGCTGCTGCAGGAAGCCTCGGATGCGCGTCCAGGCTTTAGCGCTCTGCAGAAGGATGCGGAGATCGTTGCCCTTGTCGCAGAGCTGGCACAGTCAATTACAGCAGCGGGGGAGCAGCTGGAGGAGCGGAAGCTTGAAGAGGCAGAACAGACACTGGAGCGGATCAACGGTGAATTAAAGGGTCATAAAGAGCCAATCTATATAAAGATTAAGCATCAGCTTGACGACTATAACGTTAAACTTGGTGTCATGAGGCTGACGGAAGAACTGGCAGGTCTGAATACAGTGGATGAGCTTGAGTCAAGGCTTAACATTGCGAATCAATTAGACGGTGAAGAGGCGCTAGCTGTAAAAGAGCAAATTGTCGCCAAAATCGTCGATATAAGCTATAAGGATGCCGAAGCATTGCTTAAGAAAAAAAACTATTCGGACGCGTTGGCACTGACGGACCGAGCGCTGCTTTTTGCCAAGGATAATGAGCGGATTATGACACTGGCCAAAAAGATAACTGATGCACAGGCAGATTACGAGAAAAGGGAACAGCGAAGATTAGAGCAAGCGATGCAGCAGGCTGCAGCAGAGGATCTAAAAAATCAGACGGCAGCCGTCGAGGTTGTTAAAATCGAATCGACGCTCGATGAGTTCGGAGATTTAAATATTGTAGGCGAGCTGAAAAATGCGGCTACACGGCCTATTTATTCGATTAGCGTTCAATTTATCGTCTACGATGCTGACGGCAAAGAGGTAGGCAAGGGCAAGGCAGAGGCGACGCCGGATTATGTTGATCCAGGCCAGAAAATTACCTTTAATAGTACGGTATATGGGGTTTATGTAGAGAATACAACCGTCGTCGTTGATCACGCGACTTGGTATTTGGATTAA